One window from the genome of Bacillus rossius redtenbacheri isolate Brsri chromosome 12, Brsri_v3, whole genome shotgun sequence encodes:
- the LOC134537968 gene encoding GATA zinc finger domain-containing protein 14-like yields MGDPRGNMSYLIETDMTLGLKKLLVVQSIARFGEVVPVRLNNKIQDNNIQDNNSPASNSQDNNSPDNNSQGNNNRDNNNLDNNNQDSNTQDNNSPASNSQASNCQDNNSLDNNILDNNSLDNNSQASSNPDNNSQDNNSQDTKTQDSKTQDTKIQDNRTQVNKTQDNNIPDNNSQDNNSQDNSSQDNNSQDNNSPDNSSQDNSSQVNNSQDNSSQDNNSQDNSSQASNSQDNNSPDNSSQASNSQDNNSQDTKTQDSKTQDTKIQDNSTQVNKIQDNNSQDNNSLDNNSQDNSSQDNNSQDNNSQDNSQDSNSQDNNSQVNNSQDNNSQDNNSQDNNNQVNNSLDNNSPDNNSPDNNSQDTKTQGSKTQDTKIQDNRTQVNKTQDNNSQDNNSLDNNSQDNISQDNNSQDNNSQDSNSQDNNSQVNNSPDNSSQDNNSQASNSQDNNSQASNSQASNSQDNNSQDTKTQGSKTQDTKIQDNRTQVNKTQDSNSLDNSSQDNNSQDNNSQDNNSQDNNSQDNNSQDNNSQDNNNQVNNSLDNNSPDNNSQASNSQDNNNQDNNSQDTKTQDSKTQDTKIQDNRTQVNKTQDNNTLDNNSQDNNSQDNSSQDNNSQDNNSQDSNSQDNNSQDNNSQDNNSLDSNSQDNNSQDNNSPANNSQDINSQVNNSQDINSQDINSQDNNSQDNNSQDNNSQDMEITLDFNFKLMCFLNS; encoded by the exons ATGGGTGACCCAAGaggcaacatgagctacctgattgaGACAGATATGACATTAGGATTGAAGAAGCTCCTGGTCGTCCAAAGCATTGCAAGGTtcggcgaggttgtaccagtcag ATTAAACAACAAAATCCAGGACAACAACATCCAGGACAACAACAGCCCGGCCAGCAACAGCCAGGACAACAACAGCCCGGACAACAACAGCCAGGGCAACAACAACCGGGACAACAACAACCTGGACAACAACAACCAGGACAGCAACACCCAGGACAACAACAGCCCGGCCAGCAACAGCCAGGCCAGCAACTGCCAGGACAACAACAGCCTGGACAACAACATCCTGGACAACAACAGCCTGGACAACAACAGCCAGGCCAGCAGCAACCCGGACAACAACAGCCAGGACAACAACAGCCAGGACACCAAAACCCAG GACAGCAAAACCCAGGACACCAAAATCCAGGACAACAGAACCCAGGTCAACAAAACCCAGGACAACAACATCCCGGACAACAACAGCCAGGACAACAACAGCCAGGACAACAGCAGCCAGGACAACAACAGCCAGGACAACAACAGCCCGGACAACAGCAGCCAGGACAACAGCAGCCAGGTCAACAACAGCCAGGACAACAGCAGCCAGGACAACAACAGCCAGGACAACAGCAGCCAGGCCAGCAACAGCCAGGACAACAACAGCCCGGACAACAGCAGCCAGGCCAGCAACAGCCAGGACAACAACAGCCAGGACACCAAAACCCAG GACAGCAAAACCCAGGACACCAAAATCCAGGACAACAGCACCCAGGTCAACAAAATCCAGGACAACAACAGCCAGGACAACAACAGCCTGGACAACAACAGCCAGGACAACAGCAGCCAGGACAACAACAGCCAGGACAACAACAGCCAGGACAACAGCCAGGACAGCAACAGCCAGGACAACAACAGCCAGGTCAACAACAGCCAGGACAACAACAGCCAGGACAACAACAGCCAGGACAACAACAACCAGGTCAACAACAGCCTGGACAACAACAGCCCGGACAACAACAGCCCGGACAACAACAGCCAGGACACCAAAACCCAG GGCAGCAAAACCCAGGACACCAAAATCCAGGACAACAGAACCCAGGTCAACAAAACCCAGGACAACAACAGCCAGGACAACAACAGCCTGGACAACAACAGCCAGGACAACATCAGCCAGGACAACAACAGCCAGGACAACAACAGCCAGGACAGCAACAGCCAGGACAACAACAGCCAGGTCAACAACAGCCCGGACAACAGCAGCCAGGACAACAACAGCCAGGCCAGCAACAGCCAGGACAACAACAGCCAGGCCAGCAACAGCCAGGCCAGCAACAGCCAGGACAACAACAGCCAGGACACCAAAACCCAG GGCAGCAAAACCCAGGACACCAAAATCCAGGACAACAGAACCCAGGTCAACAAAACCCAGGACAGCAACAGCCTGGACAACAGCAGCCAGGACAACAACAGCCAGGACAACAACAGCCAGGACAACAACAGCCAGGACAACAACAGCCAGGACAACAACAGCCAGGACAACAACAGCCAGGACAACAACAACCAGGTCAACAACAGCCTGGACAACAACAGCCCGGACAACAACAGCCAGGCCAGCAACAGCCAGGACAACAACAACCAGGACAACAACAGCCAGGACACCAAAACCCAG GACAGCAAAACCCAGGACACCAAAATCCAGGACAACAGAACCCAGGTCAACAAAACCCAGGACAACAACACCCTGGACAACAACAGCCAGGACAACAACAGCCAGGACAACAGCAGCCAGGACAACAACAGCCAGGACAACAACAGCCAGGACAGCAACAGCCAGGACAACAACAGCCAGGACAACAACAGCCAGGACAACAACAGCCTGGACAGCAACAGCCAGGACAACAACAGCCAGGACAACAACAGCCCGGCCAACAACAGCCAGGACATCAACAGCCAGGTCAACAACAGCCAGGACATCAACAGCCAGGACATCAACAGCCAGGACAACAACAGCCAGGACAACAACAGCCAGGACAACAACAGCCAGGACATGGAAATAACCCtggattttaatttcaaattaatgtgttttttaaattcataa